CACATCATGGTCCAGCGAACGCGGATAGACCTGACCGACACTCGTCAAAACCGTTGCGAATCCGAGAAATTCGGCGATGCGGCGTTCCAGCTCGGACAGCTTGGCCGCGTCGCCGCCCAGCAGATCCAGCATGTCCTGCGCGGTGCCCATCGGTCCTTTGATGCCGCGCAGTGGGTAGCGGTCGATCAGTTCCCGCAGCCGCGCCAGCGCGATCAACGTCTCCTGCGCCGCCGAGGCGAACCGCTTGCCCAGCGTGGTGGCCTGCGCGGCCACGTTGTGGCTGCGCCCGGCCATCACCAGGTCGCGGTAGCCCACCGCCCGCTCGGCCAGGCGCGCCACCACAGCCACCCCGTGGGCGAAGACCAGCTCCAGCGACCGCCGGACCTGGAGCTGCTCCACGTTCTCGGTCAGGTCGCGGCTCGTCATGCCCTTGTGCACATGCTCGTGTCCGGCCAGCGCGTTGAACTCCTCGATGCGGGCCTTGACGTCATGGCGCAGCACCCGTTCGCGGTCCGCGATCGACGCCAGGTCGACGTCCTCGAGCACCCGCTCGTAGTCGGCGACCGCCTCGGGCGGCACCTCCACACCGAGTTCCGCCTGCGCCCGCAGCACGGCCAGCCACAAGCGCCGCTCGGCGACGATTTTCGCCTCCGGCGACCAGATGGCGACCATCTCGGCGCTGGCGTACCTAGCAGCCAGCACGTTCGGAATGCTCACAAACGCACAGCTTACGGTCGGGCGCGTGCGGCCCGGAGCGCCGTGCGCCGCTGGGACCGAAGTGGTGCGTGTGAGACCCCACGCGGGCTCGGGCGCCGCGAGACATAAACGTCTGCGACCGACATCGGCGTGGCGGCGCAGACGTTTATGTGTCGCGGGCAGACGGCGGGCGGCCGAGCACCAAAGCCGGCGCGGGCGCCGCGAGCCGTCCTACCCTGTGCGGATGTATTTCGCCGGCGTCGACCTCGCCTGGGCGGGCCGCAACCCCACCGGGGTCGCGGTGCTCGACGCGGGCGGCGGACTGGTCGACCTCACCGCCGTGCGCGATGACGAACAGGTGCTGGCCGCCCTCGCCCCGTACATTCGGGGCGACTGCGTGGTCGCCTTCGACGCGCCGCTGGTGGTGAACAACCCCACCGGGCAGCGGCCCGCCGAGGCGGCGCTCAACCGCGACTTTCGCAGGTTCGAGGCCGGGGCGCACCCCGCAAACACCGGTAAGCCCGAGTTCGCCGACGGGCCCCGCGCGGCGCGGTTGGCCCGCGCGCTCGACCTCGACATCGACCCGCGGTCGACGGCGGCGCGGCGCGCCATCGAGGTCTACCCGCATCCGGCCACCGTGGTGCTCTTCCGGCTGGAACGAACCCTGAAATACAAGGCGAAGCCGGGCCGCGACCTCGACCGGCTCCGGTCCGAGCTGCTGCTGCTGATGGACGGCATCGAAAGGCTGGCGCACGCCGCGGTGCCGCTGCGCGTCGACGGCCACGACGGCTGGGCCGAGCTGCGCCGACGGGTGGTCGCGGCGCAACGAAAAAGCGACCTTCGCCGCGCCGAGGATCCCGTCGACGCGGTCGTCTGCGCCTATGTCGCGTTGTACGCCCAGCGCCGACCCGACCGCACCACGATCTACGGCGACTCCGCCACCGGGCACATCGTGACGCCGGCCCTGCCCGCCGACCCGGCCGACCTCTAGATCTGCACGGGTCGCGTGTCGATCGGCGCGAGCACGTCGACGAGGTCGACCACCGTCGTCAGCGCCGCGGTGCGGGGATCTCGGCCCTCCACCAGGGCCGATACCACCGAGCCGTCGACCGCGCAGATCAGCGTGCACACCAGTTCGATGTGCACCGATCGGCCCGATCGCTCCATGGCCTCCCCCACCGCCTCGGCGCGCTGCCGCAGGCTGCGGCGCATCGTCTCCCGCAGCGCCGGCAAACGGGTGCAGGCGATGTGACGCTCGTACCGCGAAATCAGCTGCTCGGCCAGACCGGGACCCGCCACGTCGCCCACCAGCAAATCCACCAGCACCTCGGCGGTGGTCTCCGGGCCGCGTCGCCGCCGGGACAAGGCGGTGACCCGTGCCCGCAGCTGAGCGACTTCGATCATGGCGATGTGTTCGACCGCGCGGGCGATCAAATCGTCGAGCGACGAGAAGTAATACGTGGTGGAGGCCAGCGGCAGGCCGGCCCGCCGGGCGACCGCCCGGTGCCGCACCGCCTCGAAACCGCCTTCCGCGAGCAGCTCGGCGGCCGCGCTCACGAGCGCGTACCGCCGACGTTCTCCTTTCGGAGTAACCGCTGCAGTCACGAGTAGCCATGGTGCCAGCCAAAGTGGTACTGCATTGCCATTTTGGCCAAACGGCCCGTCAAACCAACATGGCATGATGTCCCGCATGCCCGAGTTGAGCCGACGCGCCGTGCTACGCCTCGGCGTCGGCGCCGCGGCCGGCGCGGCGGGCGTATCCGCGCTCGACATGGTGCTACAACCTCGTTCGTCACGCGCCGCGCCCGTCGTTTCGGCCAGCACCCAGATGCCACTGGCGCCCCCGCCCCGGCCGCTCGAGCCCGCGCCCCCGGCCCAGCCGGCGCCGACCATGGTGACCGGATCCTTCGTGTCGACGGCGCGCGGTGGCATCGACACCAACTGGGCGATCGCGCGCCCGCCAGGCCAGACCAAGGCGCTGCGACCGGTGATCGCGCTGCACGGCAAAGGCAGCGACGCTTCCACCGTGATGGCTGGCGGTGTGGAGCAGGGCCTGGCGCAGGCCGTGGACGCGGGGCTGCCGCCGTTCGCGGTGGTGGCCGTCGACGGTGGCGGCAGCTACTGGCACAAGAGGGCGTCCGGCGAGGACAGCGGGGCCATGGTGCTGAACGAGCTGATCCCGATGCTGGGCGGGCAAAATCTGGACACTTCGCGAGTGGCGTTCCTGGGCTGGTCGATGGGCGGGTACGGCGCGCTGCTCCTCGGCGGCCGGCTTGGACCCGCACGCACGGCGGCGATCTGTGCGGTGAGCCCGGCGCTGTGGCTGTCGGCGGGGGCGGCCGCACCCGGCGCCTTCGACAACCCCGACGATTTCGCGGCGAACTCCGTGTTCGGCATGCCGGCGCTGGCGTCCATCCCGATTCGGGTGGACTGCGGCGACAGCGACCCGTTCTACGCCGCGACGAAGCAGTTCGTCGCGCAACTGCCCAACCCACCTGCCGGCGGCTTTTCCCCCGGCGGGCACAACCCGGCGTACTGGAGCGCGCAGTTGCCCGCCGAACTGACGTGGATCGCGCCGCTGCTCGCGGCGTAGCGTTTCCAGGCGCGCGTTACCCTCGCGGGCGTGACGACACCCTTCGATTGGAACCTCCCCTACGCCTGGCCGCGCAAGCCGATGCTCGCGGCGAACGCGGTCTGCACCTCGCAGCCGCTCGCCGCCCAGGCGGGGCTTCGGATGCTGGCGGAGGGCGGCAACGCGGTGGACGCGGCCATCGCCACCGCCATCACGCTGACCATCGTGGAACCGGTATCCAACGGGATCGGCTCGGACGCCTTTGCCATCGTGTGGGATGGCAACCGATTGCACGGCCTGAACGCCTCGGGCCGCTCACCCGCGGCCTGGACGCCGGAGTACTTCGGCGGCGATGCCGTTCCCATGTTCGGGTGGAATTCGGTGACCGTGCCCGGGGCGGTGTCGGCGTGGGCCGAGCTGCACGCCAAGTTTGGCAAGCTGCCGTTCGAGAGGCTCTTCGAGCCGGCGATCTCCTATGGGCGGGACGGCTTCCTGGTTTCCCCGACGGTCGCCGGGCAGTGGGCGGCCCAGGTACCGTTGTTCCGCGACCAACCGGGCTTCGCCGAGGCCTTCATGCC
This genomic window from Mycobacterium saskatchewanense contains:
- a CDS encoding alpha/beta hydrolase-fold protein, with amino-acid sequence MMSRMPELSRRAVLRLGVGAAAGAAGVSALDMVLQPRSSRAAPVVSASTQMPLAPPPRPLEPAPPAQPAPTMVTGSFVSTARGGIDTNWAIARPPGQTKALRPVIALHGKGSDASTVMAGGVEQGLAQAVDAGLPPFAVVAVDGGGSYWHKRASGEDSGAMVLNELIPMLGGQNLDTSRVAFLGWSMGGYGALLLGGRLGPARTAAICAVSPALWLSAGAAAPGAFDNPDDFAANSVFGMPALASIPIRVDCGDSDPFYAATKQFVAQLPNPPAGGFSPGGHNPAYWSAQLPAELTWIAPLLAA
- a CDS encoding TetR/AcrR family transcriptional regulator, which produces MTAAVTPKGERRRYALVSAAAELLAEGGFEAVRHRAVARRAGLPLASTTYYFSSLDDLIARAVEHIAMIEVAQLRARVTALSRRRRGPETTAEVLVDLLVGDVAGPGLAEQLISRYERHIACTRLPALRETMRRSLRQRAEAVGEAMERSGRSVHIELVCTLICAVDGSVVSALVEGRDPRTAALTTVVDLVDVLAPIDTRPVQI
- the purB gene encoding adenylosuccinate lyase → MSIPNVLAARYASAEMVAIWSPEAKIVAERRLWLAVLRAQAELGVEVPPEAVADYERVLEDVDLASIADRERVLRHDVKARIEEFNALAGHEHVHKGMTSRDLTENVEQLQVRRSLELVFAHGVAVVARLAERAVGYRDLVMAGRSHNVAAQATTLGKRFASAAQETLIALARLRELIDRYPLRGIKGPMGTAQDMLDLLGGDAAKLSELERRIAEFLGFATVLTSVGQVYPRSLDHDVISALVQLGAGPSSLAHTIRLMAGHELVTEGFAPGQVGSSAMPHKMNTRSCERVNGLQVVLRGYGSMAAELAGAQWNEGDVFCSVVRRVALPDSFFAVDGQIETFLTVLDEFGAYPAVIQRELDRYLPFLATTKVLIAAVRAGMGREAAHHVIREHAVATALAMRERGAEPDLLDRLAADERLPLDRAALDAALADKKAFTGAAGDQVDAVAAAVEELVGRYPDAAKYAPGAIL
- a CDS encoding DUF429 domain-containing protein; the encoded protein is MYFAGVDLAWAGRNPTGVAVLDAGGGLVDLTAVRDDEQVLAALAPYIRGDCVVAFDAPLVVNNPTGQRPAEAALNRDFRRFEAGAHPANTGKPEFADGPRAARLARALDLDIDPRSTAARRAIEVYPHPATVVLFRLERTLKYKAKPGRDLDRLRSELLLLMDGIERLAHAAVPLRVDGHDGWAELRRRVVAAQRKSDLRRAEDPVDAVVCAYVALYAQRRPDRTTIYGDSATGHIVTPALPADPADL